One window of Methanobacterium alkalithermotolerans genomic DNA carries:
- a CDS encoding sensor histidine kinase, whose amino-acid sequence MTSKILILEDVPFDVELIEREISQSGIDFLSKTVELEEDYVRLIDEFKPNLILADHSLPNFDGISALEIAKNKCPEIPFIFVSGKIGEEFAVEALKRGVTDYVLKSNLSKLGPAIKRAMIEVQEQIKLKKAEEELLKSHWQLKEAQKIGKMGSWEFDILSEDMDASEGLFRIFGVEKIEQDFNFSRFLDFIYPADKKRVSDTIQEALKNKSSFSQEYRILLPDGSLRYLYSLGKIINDTSGKPLKILGIEQDITQRKLDENKIKESLKEKEILLQEIHHRVKNNLQVISSLLRLQSRFIKDPEALEIFKESQNRVSSIALVHEKLYHSPDLASINFSEYIRNLSKDIFHFFHSKAQNIKLKLELDEIFLNIETAIPCGLIINELVTNSLKHAFLPEQKGEITLKLFKDGDKITLIVKDNGRGLPPGIEVNNTQTFGLQLVYFLNKRINGVIKMDTSQGTSFKICFEELNYEGRASNGE is encoded by the coding sequence TTGACATCCAAAATTCTTATACTAGAAGATGTTCCCTTTGATGTGGAATTAATTGAAAGAGAAATCAGCCAATCTGGCATAGACTTCTTATCAAAGACGGTTGAACTGGAAGAGGACTACGTTAGATTAATTGATGAATTTAAGCCAAATTTAATCTTAGCAGACCATTCTCTACCTAATTTTGATGGGATATCTGCCCTGGAAATCGCCAAGAATAAATGCCCGGAAATACCTTTTATTTTTGTAAGTGGAAAAATAGGGGAAGAATTTGCTGTAGAGGCATTAAAAAGAGGGGTTACGGATTACGTACTAAAAAGTAATTTGTCTAAATTAGGGCCTGCTATAAAAAGAGCCATGATAGAGGTTCAAGAACAGATCAAACTAAAAAAAGCAGAAGAAGAACTTCTTAAAAGTCATTGGCAATTAAAAGAAGCTCAGAAAATCGGTAAAATGGGTAGCTGGGAATTTGATATTCTATCTGAAGATATGGATGCCTCTGAGGGACTATTCAGAATTTTTGGTGTGGAAAAAATTGAACAAGATTTTAATTTTTCCAGATTCTTAGATTTCATATATCCTGCTGATAAAAAAAGAGTATCAGATACCATTCAAGAAGCTTTGAAAAATAAAAGCAGCTTTTCTCAGGAGTATCGTATACTGCTGCCAGACGGATCTTTAAGATATTTATATTCTCTAGGCAAAATAATAAATGATACCTCAGGGAAACCTTTAAAAATACTGGGAATAGAACAGGATATTACTCAGCGCAAATTGGATGAAAATAAAATTAAAGAATCTTTAAAAGAAAAAGAGATTCTACTCCAGGAAATTCATCACAGAGTAAAAAATAATCTGCAGGTTATATCCAGTTTATTAAGACTCCAATCTCGATTCATAAAAGATCCAGAAGCATTGGAAATTTTTAAAGAAAGTCAAAACAGAGTTAGTTCCATTGCCCTGGTGCATGAAAAACTTTATCATTCTCCGGATTTAGCCAGCATTAACTTCTCAGAATATATAAGGAATCTCAGCAAGGATATTTTTCATTTTTTCCATAGCAAAGCACAGAATATCAAATTAAAATTAGAATTGGATGAAATTTTTTTGAATATTGAAACTGCTATTCCCTGTGGCCTTATAATAAATGAATTGGTCACTAATTCATTAAAACACGCTTTTTTACCAGAACAAAAGGGAGAAATCACCTTAAAACTTTTTAAAGATGGGGATAAAATTACTTTAATAGTTAAAGATAATGGCAGGGGCCTTCCACCAGGCATTGAAGTTAATAATACCCAAACATTCGGTCTTCAGTTAGTATACTTTTTAAATAAGCGTATAAATGGAGTTATTAAAATGGATACCAGTCAGGGGACCAGCTTTAAAATATGCTTTGAAGAGTTAAATTACGAAGGAAGGGCATCAAATGGTGAATGA
- a CDS encoding YbgA family protein, with product MEKFPTPKLILSRCIEHDNCRYDGSVIGSPFVKQLEDYVEFETVCPEMEIGLGVPRKPIRIIEKNKKLHLIQPASGKDVTEDMKEFAENFLTPLADFDGFILKNRSPSCGMNNIKIYPEVEGRPRTDGQGFFGGAVLNKFPELAIEDEGRLRNLKLREDFLIKLYTLSRFRQIKKNRIFSDLIDFQSQNKFLLMAYNQELVRKMGRMIGEKNDKGSEDLYLEYEKMLYHALNNPIEAPSNINVLLHAFGHFSKQLNTEEKAFFLDALEKYRQGVMPLLVCLNLLKSWIIRFEDDYLRHQTFFEPYPVELIPVTTVYR from the coding sequence ATGGAAAAATTTCCCACCCCTAAACTTATTTTAAGTCGATGTATTGAACATGATAACTGTAGATACGATGGTTCAGTTATTGGTAGTCCTTTTGTTAAGCAGCTGGAAGATTATGTCGAATTTGAAACTGTTTGTCCAGAAATGGAAATCGGATTGGGAGTCCCCCGAAAGCCTATTCGTATCATAGAAAAGAATAAAAAATTGCATTTAATCCAGCCAGCTAGTGGAAAGGACGTTACCGAGGATATGAAAGAATTTGCTGAAAATTTTTTAACGCCATTAGCTGATTTTGATGGTTTTATTCTTAAAAATCGCTCTCCATCTTGTGGAATGAATAATATTAAAATATATCCTGAGGTAGAAGGCCGTCCCCGTACAGATGGACAGGGATTTTTTGGAGGAGCTGTGTTGAATAAATTTCCTGAACTGGCCATAGAAGATGAAGGTAGGCTTAGAAATCTTAAATTAAGGGAAGATTTTCTTATTAAACTTTATACTCTCTCCCGATTTAGACAAATCAAAAAAAATAGGATATTTTCTGATTTAATTGATTTCCAAAGTCAAAATAAATTTCTCTTAATGGCCTACAACCAGGAGTTGGTTCGAAAAATGGGAAGAATGATTGGAGAAAAAAATGATAAAGGATCTGAAGATTTATATCTTGAATATGAAAAAATGCTTTATCACGCATTAAATAATCCTATTGAAGCCCCTTCCAATATTAATGTTCTCCTGCATGCTTTTGGTCACTTTTCCAAGCAATTAAATACCGAAGAAAAAGCTTTCTTTTTAGATGCCCTTGAAAAATATCGCCAGGGCGTTATGCCCCTATTAGTGTGTCTTAACCTGCTAAAATCATGGATTATACGCTTTGAAGATGATTATCTAAGACATCAAACCTTTTTTGAGCCATATCCCGTAGAATTAATACCAGTTACTACCGTTTATCGCTAA
- the phrB gene encoding deoxyribodipyrimidine photo-lyase, which yields MIQEDRIKYLNDESAVKGDYILYWMQSSPRSHYNHALEFALEKSREMDLPLLCFFGLTPDFPEANHRHYQFLVEGLKDTQKSLQEKNIQMVVQNISPEKGALEISKEAALTITDQGYLSIQRQWHQELANNIEVPLIQIESNVVVPLETASPKEEYSAGTLRRKIHKVLEFFMVPLKERKVYKSSMDFDFDSMDISNPGVTLQKLKVDKSVPASIFTGGTSTGIKIFESFLKNKLNHFADLRNNPTENFLSNMSPYLHFGHISPLYLALEVSKRSGVGSDAYLEELIIRRELSMNMVYYNPHYDKFDCLPDWAKKTLLEHRNDPREYEYSLEELENALTHDPYWNAAQKEMVITGKMHGYMRMYWGKKILEWVDDPRKAYDMALYLNDKYEIDGRDPNGFTGVAWCFGKHDRAWKEREIFGKVRYMNDNGLRRKFKIDLYVDKVKNMG from the coding sequence GTGATCCAAGAGGATAGAATTAAATATTTAAATGATGAATCTGCAGTTAAAGGAGATTATATACTTTACTGGATGCAGTCTTCTCCTAGAAGCCATTATAATCATGCTCTGGAATTTGCTCTGGAAAAATCCCGTGAAATGGATTTACCCCTTTTATGTTTTTTTGGATTAACCCCTGATTTTCCTGAAGCCAACCACCGCCATTATCAATTCTTAGTGGAAGGATTAAAAGACACCCAAAAATCATTGCAGGAGAAAAATATCCAGATGGTGGTGCAGAATATATCCCCTGAAAAGGGAGCACTGGAAATATCTAAAGAAGCCGCATTAACCATTACCGATCAGGGTTATTTAAGTATACAGCGCCAGTGGCACCAGGAGTTGGCCAATAATATTGAAGTTCCCTTAATTCAAATAGAGAGTAATGTGGTGGTGCCTCTAGAAACTGCATCCCCTAAAGAGGAATATTCTGCAGGTACCCTGCGCCGTAAAATCCATAAGGTGCTGGAATTTTTTATGGTGCCCTTAAAAGAAAGGAAGGTTTATAAAAGCTCCATGGACTTTGATTTTGATTCAATGGATATAAGTAATCCAGGAGTTACGCTCCAAAAGCTTAAGGTGGATAAATCAGTTCCGGCCTCTATTTTTACTGGTGGAACCTCTACCGGTATTAAAATTTTTGAATCATTTTTAAAAAATAAATTGAATCATTTTGCTGATTTGAGAAATAATCCTACTGAAAATTTTTTATCTAATATGAGCCCTTATCTTCATTTTGGGCATATCTCACCACTTTATCTAGCATTAGAAGTTTCTAAAAGATCTGGTGTTGGAAGCGATGCCTATCTGGAAGAATTAATCATTAGAAGGGAGCTAAGCATGAATATGGTTTACTATAATCCCCATTATGATAAATTTGATTGTTTACCTGACTGGGCTAAAAAAACCCTCCTGGAACATCGTAATGATCCCCGTGAATATGAATATTCCTTGGAGGAGCTGGAGAATGCCCTTACCCATGATCCGTACTGGAATGCCGCCCAAAAGGAAATGGTTATCACCGGTAAGATGCATGGTTACATGAGGATGTACTGGGGTAAAAAGATTTTGGAGTGGGTTGATGATCCACGTAAAGCATATGATATGGCTTTGTATCTCAATGACAAATATGAGATAGATGGTAGGGATCCCAATGGGTTTACCGGCGTAGCCTGGTGTTTTGGTAAACATGACCGGGCCTGGAAGGAAAGGGAAATTTTTGGAAAAGTTAGATATATGAATGATAATGGATTGAGACGAAAATTCAAAATCGATCTTTATGTGGATAAAGTTAAGAATATGGGTTAA
- a CDS encoding biotin transporter BioY, translated as MTLNDYYKKRYDLFKWRANQTMANKTVMAFFMACITGVMAQLVIPLPWTPVPITAQTFAVLISGIMLGKYWGGLSQLFYVALGVIGVPWFAGMTGGYETILGATGGYLIGFILAALFLGHFADKYIKSRNFVPMLGLMTFASFILIYVPGLLVLATWMYTSTGTTPEIWNLMAMGLLPFVVGDIIKIIGASAFTKVIVPKEEF; from the coding sequence ATAACTCTAAATGATTATTATAAAAAGCGTTATGATCTTTTTAAATGGAGAGCAAACCAAACTATGGCCAATAAAACAGTTATGGCATTTTTCATGGCCTGTATAACTGGAGTTATGGCCCAACTGGTAATTCCATTGCCCTGGACACCAGTACCTATTACTGCTCAGACCTTCGCAGTTTTGATTTCAGGCATCATGCTGGGCAAATACTGGGGAGGGTTAAGCCAGCTTTTTTACGTTGCGCTGGGAGTTATAGGAGTACCTTGGTTTGCGGGAATGACTGGAGGATATGAAACAATTCTGGGAGCCACCGGAGGATATCTGATTGGATTTATACTGGCCGCTTTATTTTTAGGGCATTTTGCAGATAAATATATTAAATCCCGAAACTTTGTACCTATGCTGGGATTAATGACATTTGCCAGCTTCATCCTGATTTATGTCCCCGGGTTATTGGTACTGGCTACCTGGATGTATACCAGCACCGGGACCACTCCGGAAATATGGAATTTAATGGCTATGGGATTGTTACCTTTTGTTGTAGGCGATATAATAAAAATTATTGGAGCATCTGCTTTTACAAAAGTAATTGTTCCCAAAGAAGAATTTTAA
- a CDS encoding DUF1284 domain-containing protein — MKKDLEEFSDILNIRAHHLLCIQGFQGRGYSQGFVKNMDKIVNFLKNNPQTLLKVISSTDDICYCCPHNIENTCKQSPSAEDNVKKMDLKTLNCLGLEKHDITTYEHIIELLSNRLDSSDLKEICGFCLWIECCNLHK, encoded by the coding sequence ATGAAGAAAGATTTGGAAGAGTTTTCTGATATATTAAATATCAGAGCTCACCATTTGCTTTGCATCCAGGGCTTCCAGGGACGAGGTTATAGTCAGGGATTTGTTAAAAATATGGATAAAATAGTTAATTTTCTAAAAAATAATCCCCAAACCCTGTTAAAAGTGATTAGCAGTACTGATGATATTTGTTATTGCTGCCCCCACAATATTGAAAACACCTGTAAACAGTCCCCCTCGGCTGAAGATAATGTTAAAAAAATGGATCTTAAAACTCTTAACTGTCTGGGCCTTGAAAAACATGATATTACTACTTATGAGCATATCATAGAATTACTATCAAATAGGCTAGATTCAAGTGATCTGAAGGAAATATGTGGTTTTTGTTTGTGGATTGAGTGTTGTAATCTACATAAATAG
- a CDS encoding aldo/keto reductase has product MLYRKLGSTGIDVSILGFGAMRLPLDGKGAIDPDKSTYMLKYAIENGLNYIDTAFPYHNGQSEIFLGNFFEQYPELRKKVYISTKLPTWLINKPEDMDYYLKHQMENLKVDKIDFYLLHSLNKDYWENLMKLNVLDFLDSAVEEGKINYTGFSFHDEFDIFLEILESYPWDVCQIQFNYMDENYQAGREGLKYAASQGLGTIIMEPMRGGCLTRNIPEDIIEIWEMADEPKKPVEWALKYVWDYPETNVALSGMSSFSQVQENIKLASKTQANSLTKNDYEIIKEVRRTYREKIVIDCTSCGYCMPCPKGVDIPKNFNIYNTYKMFDNDNGIKKHYHGLLKENQRASQCSEMEACGKCNNICPQMIDIPQTLQKVKKAFEK; this is encoded by the coding sequence GTGCTTTATAGAAAATTAGGTTCTACTGGAATAGATGTATCGATATTAGGATTTGGAGCAATGAGGCTGCCTCTTGATGGTAAGGGTGCTATTGATCCGGATAAATCAACATATATGCTTAAATATGCCATTGAAAATGGTTTAAATTATATTGACACTGCTTTTCCTTATCATAATGGCCAGAGCGAAATATTTCTGGGAAATTTTTTTGAACAGTATCCTGAACTGAGAAAAAAGGTATATATCTCCACCAAACTACCCACCTGGCTCATAAATAAACCAGAGGACATGGATTATTATTTAAAACATCAGATGGAAAACCTTAAAGTTGATAAAATTGATTTTTATCTTTTACATTCCCTGAATAAGGATTACTGGGAAAATTTAATGAAATTAAATGTACTGGATTTTTTAGACTCTGCGGTAGAAGAGGGTAAAATCAACTATACTGGTTTTTCATTTCATGATGAATTTGACATTTTTTTAGAAATATTGGAGTCCTACCCCTGGGATGTATGTCAAATACAATTTAATTATATGGATGAAAATTACCAGGCTGGGCGGGAAGGTTTAAAATATGCTGCTTCCCAGGGTCTGGGTACCATAATCATGGAACCTATGAGGGGAGGATGTTTGACCCGTAATATTCCTGAAGATATTATAGAAATATGGGAAATGGCTGATGAGCCAAAAAAACCCGTGGAATGGGCTTTGAAATATGTTTGGGATTATCCTGAAACAAATGTGGCATTAAGTGGAATGTCAAGTTTTAGTCAGGTGCAGGAAAATATAAAACTGGCATCAAAAACTCAGGCCAATTCATTGACTAAAAATGATTATGAAATAATAAAAGAAGTTAGGAGAACTTATCGGGAAAAAATAGTCATTGATTGTACTTCCTGTGGTTACTGCATGCCCTGCCCTAAAGGGGTGGATATTCCTAAAAATTTCAATATTTATAACACTTATAAAATGTTTGATAACGACAATGGAATAAAAAAACATTACCATGGACTTTTAAAAGAGAATCAGCGGGCTTCTCAATGTAGTGAAATGGAAGCTTGTGGTAAATGTAATAATATCTGTCCTCAGATGATTGATATTCCTCAAACACTGCAAAAAGTAAAAAAAGCTTTTGAAAAATAA
- a CDS encoding epoxyqueuosine reductase — protein sequence MNLNELKKQIILKCKEMNIPLTGFAPVERWEKQSKHLPNKFKEWIPEEFWPQSIYPECKTVIVIGLPVPPPIIDTAPSIYYHELYKTVNNLLDIRAYELANFITEKGYPSISLPRDGYGDIEVLLKKPLAFFSHKHAAYLAGLGSFGLSNVLLTPEYGPRVRFNSIFTSAPLEPSPLNSNDLCTRCLECFKKCPANSIPPENLKNEFFPDIIDKKSCALRSKSLRKEYRSPCGICIKVCPVGKDRIDFKRDIKTGIAEDKYKKARNHIQSYGTKLKKSP from the coding sequence ATGAATTTAAATGAATTAAAAAAACAAATAATCCTTAAATGTAAGGAAATGAATATTCCTCTAACCGGTTTTGCCCCGGTTGAAAGATGGGAAAAACAATCTAAGCATCTTCCTAATAAATTTAAGGAATGGATACCAGAAGAATTCTGGCCACAATCTATTTATCCAGAGTGCAAAACAGTGATAGTCATTGGACTACCTGTACCTCCCCCTATTATAGACACAGCCCCTTCTATATACTACCATGAACTATATAAAACAGTCAATAACCTTCTGGATATAAGGGCTTATGAACTGGCAAATTTTATCACCGAAAAAGGATATCCCTCTATTTCTCTCCCTCGGGACGGTTATGGGGACATTGAAGTATTATTAAAAAAACCTCTGGCATTTTTTTCCCACAAACACGCTGCATATCTGGCTGGTTTAGGTTCATTTGGTTTAAGTAATGTCCTGCTTACTCCTGAATACGGTCCACGGGTTAGATTCAATTCCATATTCACTTCTGCCCCTCTGGAACCATCTCCTTTAAACTCAAATGATTTATGTACCCGGTGCCTGGAATGCTTTAAAAAATGTCCTGCAAATTCCATACCTCCGGAAAACTTGAAAAACGAATTTTTTCCAGATATAATTGATAAAAAATCATGCGCCCTTCGCAGCAAAAGCCTCAGAAAAGAGTACCGATCTCCCTGTGGAATATGTATTAAAGTCTGCCCGGTGGGAAAAGATAGAATTGATTTTAAAAGAGATATAAAGACTGGTATTGCTGAAGATAAATATAAAAAAGCCCGGAATCACATTCAAAGTTATGGAACTAAGTTAAAAAAATCACCATAA
- a CDS encoding 3'-5' exoribonuclease YhaM family protein, with protein sequence MYKKDEKDLVENLNSNREVISQFVISNKEIKRAKTGKKYLQLTLSDKTGQIAGRLFPEKNIDEISDSIKSGSIYRIKGKVSEFPRSSGNFSAIINNFKELEPEEYDLNDYIQTSRKDKDLLLLEIYSTIKSLENKSLKELLKSFFCDEEFTSKFSIYPSAQYYHHNFKGGLLEHTVGVLEICKTTCQIFPELDPDLLFTGAILHDIGKMQTYDYDFLSISYSRRGDLLDHLFLTAEMVKEKINKLDMDEELANQVLHLILSHHGEVKNGWGSPVNPKIPEAVALHHADNLDAKVKGMLQQR encoded by the coding sequence ATGTATAAAAAAGATGAGAAAGATCTGGTGGAGAACCTGAATTCTAATAGGGAAGTTATTTCACAATTTGTAATTTCCAATAAAGAAATAAAAAGAGCAAAAACAGGAAAAAAATACCTTCAACTTACTTTATCAGACAAAACTGGTCAAATCGCAGGGAGGCTTTTTCCAGAAAAAAATATAGATGAAATATCTGATTCTATTAAATCTGGCAGCATATACCGGATAAAGGGAAAAGTCAGCGAATTTCCACGAAGTTCTGGAAACTTCAGTGCAATAATTAATAATTTCAAGGAACTTGAACCTGAAGAATATGACTTAAATGATTATATCCAAACTTCCCGTAAGGATAAAGATTTGCTGCTTCTGGAAATTTACAGTACCATTAAAAGCCTGGAAAATAAATCACTGAAGGAATTACTCAAGTCCTTTTTCTGTGATGAGGAATTCACATCCAAATTCAGTATCTATCCTTCGGCCCAGTACTATCATCACAATTTCAAGGGAGGCCTATTAGAACATACGGTGGGGGTTCTGGAAATCTGCAAAACTACCTGCCAGATTTTCCCGGAACTTGACCCGGATCTTCTTTTTACCGGGGCCATCCTGCATGATATCGGTAAGATGCAAACTTATGATTATGACTTCCTCTCTATAAGTTACTCCCGTCGGGGAGATCTCCTGGACCATTTATTTCTAACTGCGGAAATGGTTAAAGAAAAAATTAATAAATTAGACATGGATGAAGAACTGGCCAACCAGGTTCTACATCTTATATTAAGTCACCATGGGGAGGTAAAAAATGGATGGGGATCTCCGGTAAATCCTAAAATTCCTGAAGCAGTGGCTCTTCACCATGCAGATAACCTGGATGCTAAAGTAAAGGGAATGTTGCAGCAGAGATAG
- a CDS encoding phosphoribosylaminoimidazolesuccinocarboxamide synthase — MGSVKDLKVLKKPNEDQEGIGRFKFSDRYSIFDWGEMPDLIPHKGEAIALLGAYFFEKLEEMGFKTHYIGLVEDGKAKKLSQLEKPSSEMEIKLLNVLEPPLHQDGYDYSAYQNLKGNFLIPLELIYRNYIPEGSSVFGRLKRGEIELKDLGLDELPSPDEKLEKPVLDVSTKLEVTDRYLKWDEARAISGLSAEEIEELKDALKVVNEVITSEFSKIGIVNEDGKIEVGYNSQRELILVDVMGTLDECRFTFNGLPVSKEITRIHYRGSSWHAATEEAKEKNRTQWKNICALNPESLPPHLKDLISKLYCSCTNEITGQEWFKDLPPLKEIISDIGGELDGK; from the coding sequence ATGGGTAGTGTAAAAGACTTAAAAGTACTAAAAAAACCAAATGAAGATCAAGAAGGTATTGGAAGATTTAAATTTTCAGATAGATACTCTATTTTTGATTGGGGTGAAATGCCCGATCTCATACCCCATAAAGGGGAAGCTATAGCCCTACTTGGAGCTTACTTTTTTGAAAAATTAGAGGAGATGGGATTCAAAACACATTACATTGGCCTGGTAGAAGATGGAAAGGCAAAAAAATTATCCCAACTAGAAAAACCATCCAGTGAAATGGAAATCAAATTGCTGAATGTTCTTGAACCTCCTTTACACCAGGATGGTTATGATTACTCTGCCTATCAAAACCTCAAAGGAAATTTTTTAATACCTCTAGAATTGATCTACAGGAACTATATACCTGAAGGAAGTAGTGTATTTGGAAGGTTAAAAAGAGGAGAAATAGAATTAAAAGATTTGGGGCTTGATGAATTACCTTCACCTGATGAAAAACTTGAAAAGCCGGTTCTTGATGTTTCCACCAAACTGGAGGTTACTGATAGATACCTGAAATGGGATGAAGCCCGGGCTATTTCTGGACTCAGTGCAGAAGAAATAGAAGAATTAAAAGACGCCCTTAAGGTTGTAAATGAAGTTATAACCTCTGAATTCTCAAAAATAGGGATAGTGAATGAAGACGGTAAAATAGAAGTTGGTTATAATTCCCAAAGAGAGTTAATCTTAGTGGATGTTATGGGTACTCTGGATGAGTGTCGTTTTACCTTTAATGGTTTGCCCGTTAGTAAAGAAATAACCAGAATACATTACCGGGGTTCAAGCTGGCATGCGGCAACTGAAGAAGCTAAAGAAAAAAATAGGACTCAATGGAAAAATATATGTGCACTTAATCCCGAATCGTTACCACCCCACCTTAAAGATTTAATTTCAAAGTTGTATTGTTCCTGTACCAATGAAATCACCGGTCAGGAATGGTTTAAAGACTTGCCTCCACTTAAAGAAATAATATCTGATATTGGTGGTGAGCTGGATGGAAAATAA
- a CDS encoding carbonic anhydrase, whose protein sequence is MENKFATCLNCMDGRTQLPVINWIKDSYPVEYVDMITEPGIVGLLSAEKYDTGFLKKLNISTNQHGSRHIFVVGHHDCAGNPVSEELHKKQVLISVAVLKRLLPSLEVIGLWVDEKFEVNKL, encoded by the coding sequence ATGGAAAATAAATTTGCTACATGTTTAAATTGTATGGATGGTCGTACCCAGCTTCCAGTGATAAACTGGATAAAGGATAGCTATCCTGTAGAATACGTGGACATGATTACTGAACCAGGCATAGTGGGTCTTTTATCCGCGGAGAAGTATGACACCGGATTTTTAAAAAAATTGAATATTTCCACCAATCAGCATGGTTCCCGCCATATTTTTGTAGTTGGTCATCATGACTGTGCAGGTAATCCGGTTAGTGAAGAATTACATAAAAAGCAAGTTTTAATATCAGTGGCTGTTTTGAAAAGGTTGCTGCCCTCCCTGGAGGTAATTGGGCTGTGGGTTGATGAAAAATTTGAAGTAAACAAGTTATAA
- a CDS encoding ATP-grasp domain-containing protein: MEKMLIVGVNTRPLAHSAYQLGYEIYSTSYFCTIDFDRWHHKKCILKQKSYNSCGKFEESFDPSLLMKLSSSYIDEVDHIISYTGTVPEKFPPSKIIGNKKVENVENKYKLYHKLKNKFKFPDTYHLSEIAEAQEIAAQFPEKKFIKKPVQGSGGYGIEKFKNMNLESYPESEFILQEFVSGENVSTSVLSTGTQSQAILSSKQLYAEENPALPEFIYGGNITPYPGEDSVFKKVAQEVVDELKLTGSNGVDMVIANDDIYIIEVNPRLHGTFECAEAVLGINMMEAHIRACEGELLSVSSPEKYAIKKILFAKKRSLVGNLKYNGVFDLPLENTIIEPGQPLVTLICSSENLYNCLEKINRATSHVEGKLKEF; encoded by the coding sequence ATGGAAAAGATGCTTATTGTGGGAGTTAATACCCGACCTCTGGCCCATTCTGCATATCAATTAGGATACGAAATATATTCTACCAGCTACTTTTGTACCATAGATTTTGATAGATGGCATCATAAAAAGTGCATCTTAAAGCAAAAATCTTATAATTCCTGTGGTAAGTTTGAAGAATCTTTTGATCCCTCGCTGTTGATGAAGTTATCATCATCATATATAGATGAAGTGGACCACATTATAAGCTATACTGGTACTGTGCCTGAAAAGTTCCCCCCATCCAAAATAATTGGAAATAAAAAAGTGGAAAATGTGGAGAACAAATATAAACTATATCATAAATTGAAAAATAAATTCAAGTTTCCTGATACCTACCATTTATCAGAAATTGCTGAAGCACAGGAAATCGCGGCACAGTTTCCAGAAAAAAAATTTATTAAAAAACCAGTGCAGGGCTCTGGAGGATACGGGATAGAAAAATTTAAAAATATGAATTTGGAATCATATCCTGAATCTGAATTCATATTACAAGAATTTGTTTCTGGAGAAAACGTTTCAACATCAGTACTATCAACCGGTACTCAGTCACAGGCAATCCTGAGTAGCAAACAATTGTATGCTGAGGAAAACCCGGCATTACCCGAATTCATTTATGGAGGTAATATTACACCCTATCCCGGTGAGGATTCGGTTTTTAAAAAAGTAGCCCAGGAAGTTGTAGATGAATTGAAACTCACCGGTTCAAATGGAGTAGATATGGTAATTGCCAATGATGATATTTATATAATTGAAGTAAATCCACGACTACATGGAACTTTTGAATGTGCAGAAGCTGTCTTGGGAATAAATATGATGGAAGCCCATATCAGGGCCTGTGAAGGAGAATTATTATCAGTTTCTTCTCCTGAAAAATATGCCATAAAAAAGATTTTATTTGCAAAAAAAAGGTCATTAGTAGGGAATTTGAAGTACAACGGGGTTTTTGATCTACCTCTAGAAAATACCATTATAGAACCAGGACAACCACTGGTTACTCTTATTTGTTCCAGTGAAAACTTGTATAATTGCCTGGAAAAAATTAATAGAGCTACTTCCCATGTTGAAGGTAAGTTAAAAGAATTTTAA
- a CDS encoding DUF61 family protein → MNEDDRSHRLLKKQILILNRHLPKRRKTLQLLLEEDRPHVVGSDGTRHRFKKDEINLLKKILDDSDIKKLKLPIYMEIQSVNSGAKISGKLETEIVCKILKIEECSDPLFIYRADLKNLRKILPSTTQYIFLLK, encoded by the coding sequence ATGAATGAGGATGATAGATCCCATCGATTATTAAAAAAACAGATTTTAATTTTAAATCGACACCTCCCTAAAAGGAGAAAAACACTCCAATTATTATTGGAAGAAGACAGGCCCCATGTTGTGGGATCCGATGGAACCCGGCACCGTTTTAAAAAGGATGAAATAAATTTACTAAAAAAAATCTTAGATGATTCGGATATAAAAAAACTAAAATTACCGATATATATGGAAATACAGTCAGTGAATTCTGGTGCAAAAATCTCTGGTAAATTAGAAACAGAGATTGTATGTAAAATTTTAAAGATTGAAGAATGCAGTGATCCTTTGTTTATATATAGGGCGGATTTAAAAAATTTAAGGAAAATACTTCCCTCCACTACCCAGTACATTTTTTTATTAAAATAA